One part of the Treponema sp. OMZ 787 genome encodes these proteins:
- a CDS encoding AAA family ATPase, which produces MIKKIKSIRKIAVYENFDWDNSVKDKNGKIEEFKKINIFFGRNYSGKTTLSRIIRALETGTISEKYGNYKQFAVSIDDKTVTQENPLEHTKVIRVFNEDFVRENISFPYNDDGNIKSFAIMGDSNNEIQSKINEIIAELGTNDEGENKTGLYREQELANEQFKQANQNLEKEEKELNNELSNKASGDRQHSIKYRSDLYGDQNYNINKLKADIICVLAENFIPISDEDKEQKIKLLHETTKAIIPNIKVLDIDFTELLVRSKKLIEQDVIKKEDITELISNDLINWAKRGKELHQKGNRCAFCGNIITDTRWNSLNNYFDSTIEILERNIDALIVELENNRQRIDSITINESLFYSFFQRDLQNLNLQQVKDNAKKAVLELEDQLLAKKASLFENKKITPPTDFSNEFNQFINDYNRIAKENNSYSDELQVKQTNAKQELRLKEVYDFLSKIGYKKTVEKIEQLKLEKNKKEDEKRAKDILIHSKEEEITKFKNKMNDEEKGAKKVKEYLYTFFGNQHISLEAEKDMETDSHYKFLIFRDGVPAYNLSEGECRLIAFCYFMAKLEDTATSGKKPIIWIDDPISSLDSNHIFFVYSMIYQKIIADENYEQLFISTHNLTFLKYLKRLKGKKLYLCVNRQNNESILEKMPKYLEEYVTEFNYLFKQIYECAHVNEIKDNNYSIFYNFGNNARKFLEIYLYYKFPDMYNCDKDESVQEKRRKKFFGDGIESIYTNRLVNEYSHLCGTFERGEMPVDVPEMRAVANLILNTIETRDKEQYDALVNSIN; this is translated from the coding sequence ATGATAAAAAAAATAAAATCTATCCGCAAAATAGCTGTCTACGAAAATTTTGATTGGGATAACTCGGTAAAAGATAAAAATGGAAAAATTGAAGAATTCAAAAAAATTAATATTTTCTTTGGAAGAAATTATTCAGGAAAAACAACTTTATCACGAATAATTCGAGCTTTAGAGACAGGAACTATTTCTGAAAAATACGGCAACTATAAACAATTTGCAGTTAGTATTGATGATAAGACAGTAACACAAGAAAATCCGCTTGAACATACAAAAGTTATACGTGTTTTCAATGAAGATTTTGTTAGGGAGAATATTTCTTTTCCATACAATGACGATGGTAATATAAAATCATTCGCTATAATGGGAGATAGCAATAATGAAATCCAAAGCAAAATTAATGAAATAATTGCAGAATTAGGAACTAACGATGAGGGAGAAAATAAAACCGGACTTTACAGAGAGCAAGAACTTGCTAATGAACAGTTTAAGCAAGCAAATCAGAATCTTGAAAAAGAGGAAAAAGAATTAAATAATGAATTATCAAATAAAGCAAGTGGTGATCGGCAACATTCTATCAAGTATCGCTCTGACTTGTATGGTGATCAAAATTATAACATAAACAAGTTAAAAGCTGATATAATATGTGTTCTTGCAGAGAATTTTATCCCTATTTCTGATGAGGATAAAGAGCAGAAAATAAAATTATTACACGAAACAACAAAAGCTATTATTCCGAATATAAAAGTTCTGGATATAGATTTTACTGAGCTATTAGTAAGAAGTAAAAAACTTATAGAACAAGATGTTATCAAAAAAGAAGATATTACGGAGTTAATCAGTAATGACTTAATTAATTGGGCTAAAAGAGGAAAAGAATTACATCAAAAAGGGAATCGGTGTGCTTTCTGTGGAAATATAATCACTGATACCAGATGGAATTCTTTAAATAATTATTTTGATTCGACAATAGAAATTTTAGAAAGAAATATTGACGCCTTAATAGTTGAATTAGAAAATAATCGACAGCGAATTGATTCGATTACTATAAATGAAAGCCTATTTTATTCTTTTTTTCAAAGAGACTTACAAAATTTAAATTTACAACAAGTTAAAGACAATGCAAAAAAAGCAGTACTGGAATTAGAAGATCAATTATTGGCCAAAAAAGCGAGCTTATTTGAAAACAAAAAAATAACCCCTCCTACTGATTTTTCAAATGAATTTAATCAATTTATAAATGACTATAACAGAATAGCTAAAGAAAATAATAGTTATTCAGATGAATTACAAGTAAAACAAACAAATGCAAAACAGGAGTTAAGATTAAAAGAAGTATATGATTTTTTGAGTAAAATTGGATATAAAAAAACTGTCGAAAAGATTGAACAATTAAAGCTAGAAAAAAATAAAAAAGAAGATGAAAAAAGAGCTAAAGATATTTTAATTCATTCAAAAGAAGAAGAAATAACGAAATTTAAAAATAAAATGAATGATGAAGAAAAAGGAGCAAAAAAAGTAAAAGAATATTTATATACTTTTTTTGGTAATCAACATATTTCACTTGAAGCCGAGAAGGATATGGAGACTGATTCGCATTATAAATTTTTAATATTTAGAGATGGGGTTCCTGCCTATAATCTGAGTGAAGGAGAATGCAGGCTTATTGCTTTTTGTTATTTTATGGCAAAATTAGAAGATACTGCGACATCAGGAAAGAAACCGATTATATGGATAGATGATCCGATTTCAAGTTTAGATAGTAATCATATATTTTTTGTATATTCAATGATTTATCAAAAAATAATAGCCGATGAAAATTATGAGCAGTTATTTATATCAACACATAATTTAACTTTTTTAAAATACTTAAAAAGATTAAAAGGAAAAAAGCTATACTTATGCGTGAATAGACAAAATAACGAGTCTATTCTCGAAAAAATGCCTAAATACTTGGAAGAATATGTAACTGAGTTTAATTATTTATTTAAACAAATTTACGAATGCGCGCATGTCAACGAGATAAAAGATAATAACTATTCAATTTTTTATAACTTTGGAAACAACGCAAGAAAATTTCTTGAAATTTATCTCTATTATAAATTTCCTGATATGTATAATTGCGATAAAGATGAATCTGTCCAGGAAAAAAGAAGAAAAAAATTTTTTGGTGATGGAATAGAGTCAATATATACAAATAGGCTAGTAAATGAATATTCTCACTTATGCGGTACATTTGAACGAGGCGAAATGCCTGTTGATGTTCCAGAGATGCGGGCTGTGGCAAATTTAATATTAAACACAATAGAAACAAGAGACAAAGAACAATATGATGCCTTAGTCAATAGTATAAATTAA
- a CDS encoding GNAT family N-acetyltransferase, which translates to MKIERLTENNVDLYLEYLKKAMSLEPNLMVAEYIDEIGIRNRVRDDFYMNTTSLLAIVDNSVVGRIEYHFYGCMQDGYRMAYVDWIYVLPEFRHQGIARQLFEEFEKDCIKNRINQFYLIRATNSNADKFYCSFESVSFSEAPLLRKDL; encoded by the coding sequence ATGAAGATAGAACGCTTAACTGAAAATAATGTTGATTTATACCTTGAATATCTAAAAAAAGCTATGTCTCTTGAACCGAATTTGATGGTTGCGGAATACATAGATGAAATAGGAATTCGAAATAGAGTTCGCGATGATTTTTACATGAATACTACATCGTTACTTGCTATAGTTGATAATAGTGTAGTAGGCAGAATTGAATATCATTTTTATGGATGTATGCAAGATGGTTACCGGATGGCATATGTAGATTGGATTTATGTGTTACCTGAGTTCAGACATCAAGGCATAGCACGGCAGTTGTTCGAGGAATTTGAAAAAGATTGTATAAAGAATAGGATAAATCAGTTTTATTTGATAAGAGCAACTAACAGCAATGCAGATAAGTTTTATTGCAGTTTTGAAAGCGTCTCTTTCAGCGAAGCCCCCTTGTTGCGAAAAGATTTATAG